A genomic region of uncultured Roseibium sp. contains the following coding sequences:
- the hutC gene encoding histidine utilization repressor, producing MTQSLHKKILDDVHSKIVTGEWPAGHRIPFETDLAKHYGCSRMTVNKALSQLSRAGLLERNKKWGTFVKEPQTLSAALEISDIRKEVEDAGKTYSYTLLRDTIRASTDREAQQLDLSRSDPVRDITCLHFADSEPFCLEERIINVGIVPGLKEISFDSVSPGLWMLRNIPWNIAEHQIHALAADGTIAETLQVPDGYPCLVVERKTRQNEGFVTIARLFYPGDKHRLVASFTPTGAS from the coding sequence TTGACCCAGTCCCTGCACAAGAAAATTCTAGACGATGTCCATAGCAAGATCGTGACCGGCGAATGGCCGGCGGGTCACCGAATACCTTTCGAGACCGATCTTGCAAAGCACTATGGCTGTTCGCGCATGACAGTGAACAAGGCCTTGAGCCAGCTGTCCCGGGCCGGCCTGCTGGAACGCAACAAAAAATGGGGCACCTTTGTCAAGGAACCGCAGACACTGTCGGCAGCGCTGGAAATCTCCGATATCCGCAAGGAAGTCGAAGATGCCGGGAAAACCTACAGTTACACACTACTTAGGGACACGATCAGAGCTTCCACCGATCGGGAAGCGCAGCAGCTTGACCTCTCCAGAAGCGACCCGGTGCGGGACATCACATGCTTGCATTTCGCGGACAGCGAGCCGTTTTGCCTGGAGGAGCGGATTATCAATGTCGGCATCGTTCCAGGCTTGAAAGAGATCAGTTTTGACAGCGTCTCGCCTGGCCTTTGGATGTTGAGGAACATTCCGTGGAACATCGCCGAACACCAGATCCATGCGCTCGCGGCAGACGGCACTATCGCTGAAACGCTCCAGGTTCCCGATGGCTATCCATGCCTCGTTGTCGAACGCAAGACCAGGCAAAACGAAGGGTTTGTGACCATTGCCCGCCTGTTCTATCCCGGCGACAAGCACAGACTTGTCGCAAGTTTTACACCGACAGGCGCCAGTTAG